Proteins co-encoded in one Conger conger chromosome 4, fConCon1.1, whole genome shotgun sequence genomic window:
- the srd5a3 gene encoding polyprenol reductase isoform X2, whose product MLILGFTAIDFTWILLSLFFLLAFCLHVFLSHTSAKCAQSRVCELFQDLIRYGKTKNSQRPSYVRMCDVPKRTRWFPPFRWFSHFYVVSVVWNGLLITVSLQTALLGRDLPLWLSNTLGFLTDSSAAAWKGVPLCTVVAQVLLWAHSVRRLVECTRVSVFSRGVIHTVQYAFGLGYYILLGLTLLCVRGPQQHQGPPVLWALVGGLLLFLWASLLQHRCLLLLAHLRTGEVQTLEHGLPRGGWFERVSCPHYFAELLIYLSVGVVLGGGALTWWLVVLYVLFNQALAAQLCHEFYHSTFQHYPRQRRAFLPFLF is encoded by the exons ATGCTAATATTAGGATTTACTGCAATTGACTTTACGTGGATATTATTATCGTTGTTTTTCTTACTCGCATTTTGCTTACATGTGTTCCTTTCTCACACTTCCGCCAAATGTGCGCAGTctcgtgtgtgtgagctgttccAGGACCTGATCAGATACGGCAAAACCAAGAATTCACAGCGCCCATCCTATGTGCGAATGTGTGATGTTCCCAAAAG AACACGATGGTTTCCGCCCTTCAGATGGTTCTCTCATTTCTACGTGGTCTCGGTGGTGTGGAACGGCTTGTTGATCACCGTGTCCCTGCAAACCGCTCTCCTGGGGCGAGACCTGCCGCTGTGGCTTAGCAACACGCTCGGGTTCCTGACCGACAGTTCCGCAGCGGCGTGGAAAG GGGTGCCTCTATGCACGGTGGTAGCGCAGGTGCTGCTCTGGGCGCACTCTGTGCGGAGGCTGGTGGAATGCACGCGGGTCAGTGTGTTCTCCAGGGGGGTCATACACACCGTGCAGTATGCCTTCGGCCTGGGCTACTACATCCTCCTGGGCctgactctgctgtgtgtgaggggcCCACAGCAACaccagg GGCCTCCAGTGCTGTGGGCTCTGGTCGGGGgcctcctgctcttcctctggGCCTCTCTGCTCCAGCACCGCTGCCTCCTGCTGCTGGCACACCTGCGTACAG GTGAGGTGCAGACTCTGGAGCACGGGCTCCCGCGGGGAGGCTGGTTCGAGCGGGTATCCTGTCCTCACTACTTTGCGGAGCTGCTGATCTACCTGTCTGTGGGCGTGGTGTTGGGCGGCGGAGCACTCACCTGGTGGCTAGTGGTCCTGTACGTCCTGTTCAACCAGGCCCTGGCTGCCCAACTCTGCCACGAGTTCTACCACAGCACGTTCCAGCACTACCCCCGCCAGCGCAGGGCCTTCCTGCCCttcctgttttaa
- the srd5a3 gene encoding polyprenol reductase isoform X4 — translation MLILGFTAIDFTWILLSLFFLLAFCLHVFLSHTSAKCAQSRVCELFQDLIRYGKTKNSQRPSYVRMCDVPKRTRWFPPFRWFSHFYVVSVVWNGLLITVSLQTALLGRDLPLWLSNTLGFLTDSSAAAWKGVPLCTVVAQVLLWAHSVRRLVECTRVSVFSRGVIHTVQYAFGLGYYILLGLTLLCVRGPQQHQGEVQTLEHGLPRGGWFERVSCPHYFAELLIYLSVGVVLGGGALTWWLVVLYVLFNQALAAQLCHEFYHSTFQHYPRQRRAFLPFLF, via the exons ATGCTAATATTAGGATTTACTGCAATTGACTTTACGTGGATATTATTATCGTTGTTTTTCTTACTCGCATTTTGCTTACATGTGTTCCTTTCTCACACTTCCGCCAAATGTGCGCAGTctcgtgtgtgtgagctgttccAGGACCTGATCAGATACGGCAAAACCAAGAATTCACAGCGCCCATCCTATGTGCGAATGTGTGATGTTCCCAAAAG AACACGATGGTTTCCGCCCTTCAGATGGTTCTCTCATTTCTACGTGGTCTCGGTGGTGTGGAACGGCTTGTTGATCACCGTGTCCCTGCAAACCGCTCTCCTGGGGCGAGACCTGCCGCTGTGGCTTAGCAACACGCTCGGGTTCCTGACCGACAGTTCCGCAGCGGCGTGGAAAG GGGTGCCTCTATGCACGGTGGTAGCGCAGGTGCTGCTCTGGGCGCACTCTGTGCGGAGGCTGGTGGAATGCACGCGGGTCAGTGTGTTCTCCAGGGGGGTCATACACACCGTGCAGTATGCCTTCGGCCTGGGCTACTACATCCTCCTGGGCctgactctgctgtgtgtgaggggcCCACAGCAACaccagg GTGAGGTGCAGACTCTGGAGCACGGGCTCCCGCGGGGAGGCTGGTTCGAGCGGGTATCCTGTCCTCACTACTTTGCGGAGCTGCTGATCTACCTGTCTGTGGGCGTGGTGTTGGGCGGCGGAGCACTCACCTGGTGGCTAGTGGTCCTGTACGTCCTGTTCAACCAGGCCCTGGCTGCCCAACTCTGCCACGAGTTCTACCACAGCACGTTCCAGCACTACCCCCGCCAGCGCAGGGCCTTCCTGCCCttcctgttttaa
- the srd5a3 gene encoding polyprenol reductase isoform X1 — protein MLILGFTAIDFTWILLSLFFLLAFCLHVFLSHTSAKCAQSRVCELFQDLIRYGKTKNSQRPSYVRMCDVPKRTRWFPPFRWFSHFYVVSVVWNGLLITVSLQTALLGRDLPLWLSNTLGFLTDSSAAAWKGVPLCTVVAQVLLWAHSVRRLVECTRVSVFSRGVIHTVQYAFGLGYYILLGLTLLCVRGPQQHQGPPVLWALVGGLLLFLWASLLQHRCLLLLAHLRTGKSGEVQTLEHGLPRGGWFERVSCPHYFAELLIYLSVGVVLGGGALTWWLVVLYVLFNQALAAQLCHEFYHSTFQHYPRQRRAFLPFLF, from the exons ATGCTAATATTAGGATTTACTGCAATTGACTTTACGTGGATATTATTATCGTTGTTTTTCTTACTCGCATTTTGCTTACATGTGTTCCTTTCTCACACTTCCGCCAAATGTGCGCAGTctcgtgtgtgtgagctgttccAGGACCTGATCAGATACGGCAAAACCAAGAATTCACAGCGCCCATCCTATGTGCGAATGTGTGATGTTCCCAAAAG AACACGATGGTTTCCGCCCTTCAGATGGTTCTCTCATTTCTACGTGGTCTCGGTGGTGTGGAACGGCTTGTTGATCACCGTGTCCCTGCAAACCGCTCTCCTGGGGCGAGACCTGCCGCTGTGGCTTAGCAACACGCTCGGGTTCCTGACCGACAGTTCCGCAGCGGCGTGGAAAG GGGTGCCTCTATGCACGGTGGTAGCGCAGGTGCTGCTCTGGGCGCACTCTGTGCGGAGGCTGGTGGAATGCACGCGGGTCAGTGTGTTCTCCAGGGGGGTCATACACACCGTGCAGTATGCCTTCGGCCTGGGCTACTACATCCTCCTGGGCctgactctgctgtgtgtgaggggcCCACAGCAACaccagg GGCCTCCAGTGCTGTGGGCTCTGGTCGGGGgcctcctgctcttcctctggGCCTCTCTGCTCCAGCACCGCTGCCTCCTGCTGCTGGCACACCTGCGTACAGGTAAATCcg GTGAGGTGCAGACTCTGGAGCACGGGCTCCCGCGGGGAGGCTGGTTCGAGCGGGTATCCTGTCCTCACTACTTTGCGGAGCTGCTGATCTACCTGTCTGTGGGCGTGGTGTTGGGCGGCGGAGCACTCACCTGGTGGCTAGTGGTCCTGTACGTCCTGTTCAACCAGGCCCTGGCTGCCCAACTCTGCCACGAGTTCTACCACAGCACGTTCCAGCACTACCCCCGCCAGCGCAGGGCCTTCCTGCCCttcctgttttaa
- the srd5a3 gene encoding polyprenol reductase isoform X3 yields the protein MLILGFTAIDFTWILLSLFFLLAFCLHVFLSHTSAKCAQSRVCELFQDLIRYGKTKNSQRPSYVRMCDVPKRWFSHFYVVSVVWNGLLITVSLQTALLGRDLPLWLSNTLGFLTDSSAAAWKGVPLCTVVAQVLLWAHSVRRLVECTRVSVFSRGVIHTVQYAFGLGYYILLGLTLLCVRGPQQHQGPPVLWALVGGLLLFLWASLLQHRCLLLLAHLRTGKSGEVQTLEHGLPRGGWFERVSCPHYFAELLIYLSVGVVLGGGALTWWLVVLYVLFNQALAAQLCHEFYHSTFQHYPRQRRAFLPFLF from the exons ATGCTAATATTAGGATTTACTGCAATTGACTTTACGTGGATATTATTATCGTTGTTTTTCTTACTCGCATTTTGCTTACATGTGTTCCTTTCTCACACTTCCGCCAAATGTGCGCAGTctcgtgtgtgtgagctgttccAGGACCTGATCAGATACGGCAAAACCAAGAATTCACAGCGCCCATCCTATGTGCGAATGTGTGATGTTCCCAAAAG ATGGTTCTCTCATTTCTACGTGGTCTCGGTGGTGTGGAACGGCTTGTTGATCACCGTGTCCCTGCAAACCGCTCTCCTGGGGCGAGACCTGCCGCTGTGGCTTAGCAACACGCTCGGGTTCCTGACCGACAGTTCCGCAGCGGCGTGGAAAG GGGTGCCTCTATGCACGGTGGTAGCGCAGGTGCTGCTCTGGGCGCACTCTGTGCGGAGGCTGGTGGAATGCACGCGGGTCAGTGTGTTCTCCAGGGGGGTCATACACACCGTGCAGTATGCCTTCGGCCTGGGCTACTACATCCTCCTGGGCctgactctgctgtgtgtgaggggcCCACAGCAACaccagg GGCCTCCAGTGCTGTGGGCTCTGGTCGGGGgcctcctgctcttcctctggGCCTCTCTGCTCCAGCACCGCTGCCTCCTGCTGCTGGCACACCTGCGTACAGGTAAATCcg GTGAGGTGCAGACTCTGGAGCACGGGCTCCCGCGGGGAGGCTGGTTCGAGCGGGTATCCTGTCCTCACTACTTTGCGGAGCTGCTGATCTACCTGTCTGTGGGCGTGGTGTTGGGCGGCGGAGCACTCACCTGGTGGCTAGTGGTCCTGTACGTCCTGTTCAACCAGGCCCTGGCTGCCCAACTCTGCCACGAGTTCTACCACAGCACGTTCCAGCACTACCCCCGCCAGCGCAGGGCCTTCCTGCCCttcctgttttaa
- the tmem165 gene encoding transmembrane protein 165, with amino-acid sequence MWFQAGKMRWSCVFLALMLVVLCSNGADGIPEERKPEAEQPPQEKAPTVRPVGPVQSAGDPGSADLGFIHAFLAAISVIIVSELGDKTFFIAAIMAMRYNRLTVLAGAMLALGLMTCLSVLFGYATTIIPRIYTYYISTALFAIFGVRMLREGLRMSPEEGQEELEEVQAEIKKKDEELQRAKLLNGSADVEAGTGQAAPQRKWQGFISPIFIQALTLTFLAEWGDRSQLTTIVLAAREDPFGVAVGGTLGHCLCTGLAVIGGRMIAQKISVRTVTIIGGVVFLAFAFSALFIKPDAGF; translated from the exons ATGTGGTTCCAGGCCGGCAAAATGCGGTGGAGTTGTGTGTTTTTGGCCCTGATGCTGGTCGTCTTGTGTTCGAACGGAGCTGATGGAATTCCGGAGGAGCGCAAGCCGGAGGCCGAACAGCCGCCGCAAGAG AAAGCCCCCACGGTCCGGCCCGTTGGGCCCGTGCAGAGCGCGGGGGACCCCGGTAGTGCCGATCTGGGGTTCATCCACGCCTTCCTGGCTGCCATCTCCGTCATCATCGTGTCTGAGCTTGGGGACAAGACCTTCTTCATCGCTGCCATTATGGCCATGCGCTACAACCGCCTGACGGTGCTCGCGGGCGCCATGCTGGCCCTGGGGCTCATGACCTGTCTGTCTG tCCTGTTTGGCTATGCCACCACCATCATCCCGCGGATCTACACGTACTACATCTCCACGGCGCTGTTCGCCATCTTCGGCGTGCGCATGCTGCGGGAGGGCCTGCGCATGAGCCCGGAGGAgggccaggaggagctggaggaggtgcaggCCGAGATCAAGAAGAAAGACGAGGAG CTCCAGAGGGCGAAGCTCCTGAATGGCTCGGCGGACGTGGAGGCGGGGACAGGCCAAGCGGCCCCTCAGAGGAAGTGGCAGGGCTTCATCTCTCCGATCTTCATCCAGGCGCTCACCCTCACCTTCCTCGCCGAATGGGGAGACCGCTCCCAGCTCACCACCATCGTCCTGGCTGCCAGAGAG GACCCATTTGGAGTGGCAGTGGGCGGGACTCTCGGACACTGCCTGTGTACAGGgctggctgtgattggtggaagaATGATCGCTCAGAAAATATCAGTCAGAACAG TCACCATCATTGGAGGCGTGGTCTTCCTGGCCTTCGCCTTCTCAGCCTTGTTCATCAAGCCGGATGCTGGGTTCTGA